Proteins encoded within one genomic window of Triticum aestivum cultivar Chinese Spring chromosome 2D, IWGSC CS RefSeq v2.1, whole genome shotgun sequence:
- the LOC123050945 gene encoding uncharacterized protein isoform X1: MYAALSTAQWVVGKALAPVADGVLGAWAAARNFGPTVEALSTELLLVKATLEQAALKELSGPAMEMLLQKLRNLAHSAEDLLDELDYFRIHDELHSTYDAADHHGEGGVHDLALNARHTAKAVGKMVNCCPWQRAKHTQRTHDDSSLAPNTNRKLSRCMSNLGKLLPCSSSPHTHVSHEDHGNAQDTPDLEFNRVDFSEKMKTIIEKLQLMRNEVNKILQGCGPRIVLDIAQSRPITSAKSTEPKLYGRDIVMNSIIHDITKGQYCNKGLTVLPVVGPGGMGKTTLIQHIYHNQQVQNHFPVKIWICVSFNFNLEKVLEQVKRYTPAVESEKHCSTTEEHHLLHFTQSSSPRRSSNDGKMTKVVAVYGMAAEPSSSNLTFPSGLHAVGKPLMLYKLKFLF, encoded by the coding sequence ATGTACGCCGCCCTCAGCACGGCGCAATGGGTGGTGGGCAAGGCGCTGGCCCCCGTAGCGGATGGTGTGCTCGGGGCTTGGGCAGCCGCCAGGAACTTTGGTCCCACTGTCGAGGCCCTCAGCACGGAATTGTTGCTCGTGAAGGCCACGCTCGAGCAGGCTGCCCTCAAGGAGCTCAGTGGCCCCGCCATGGAGATGCTGCTGCAGAAGCTGCGGAATTTGGCGCACAGTGCCGAAGATTTGCTGGACGAGCTGGACTACTTCCGCATCCACGATGAGCTGCACAGCACATATGATGCAGCAGATCACCATGGCGAGGGTGGCGTCCACGACCTTGCCCTCAATGCTCGCCACACGGCCAAAGCTGTTGGCAAAATGGTCAACTGTTGCCCTTGGCAGCGTGCTAAGCACACACAGAGGACACACGACGATTCCTCTTTGGCCCCAAACACCAATCGGAAGCTCAGCAGATGCATGTCCAACCTCGGTAAACTTCTCCCTTGCTCATCTTCCCCACATACACATGTTAGTCATGAAGATCATGGCAATGCACAAGATACCCCAGACCTTGAGTTTAATAGGGTTGATTTCTCTGAAAAGATGAAGACCATCATAGAAAAACTGCAGCTTATGCGCAATGAGGTTAACAAGATTCTACAGGGTTGTGGCCCTAGAATTGTCCTAGACATTGCCCAGAGTCGTCCCATCACCAGTGCTAAGAGTACAGAGCCAAAACTATATGGAAGGGACATTGTCATGAATAGCATCATACATGATATCACCAAGGGTCAATACTGTAACAAGGGTCTAACAGTGCTTCCAGTTGTTGGTCCAGGGGGAATGGGGAAGACAACTCTGATACAACACATATATCACAACCAACAAGTGCAGAATCATTTTCCAGTCAAGATTTGGATATGTGTGTCATTCAATTTCAATCTGGAGAAGGTGCTAGAACAAGTCAAAAGGTATACCCCTGCAGTTGAAAGTGAAAAACACTGTAGTACAACAGAAGAGCACCATTTACTGCACTTCACGCAATCGAGCAGCCCAAGACGCTCTTCAAATGATGGGAAGATGACCAAAGTGGTAGCGGTGTATGGAATGGCTGCGGAACCATCCAGTTCCAATCTAACTTTTCCATCAGGCCTTCACGCAGTTGGTAAACCTCTGATGTTGTACAAACTGAAGTTTCTCTTTTGA
- the LOC123050945 gene encoding disease resistance protein RGA2 isoform X2 — protein MYAALSTAQWVVGKALAPVADGVLGAWAAARNFGPTVEALSTELLLVKATLEQAALKELSGPAMEMLLQKLRNLAHSAEDLLDELDYFRIHDELHSTYDAADHHGEGGVHDLALNARHTAKAVGKMVNCCPWQRAKHTQRTHDDSSLAPNTNRKLSRCMSNLGGMGKTTLIQHIYHNQQVQNHFPVKIWICVSFNFNLEKVLEQVKRYTPAVESEKHCSTTEEHHLLHFTQSSSPRRSSNDGKMTKVVAVYGMAAEPSSSNLTFPSGLHAVGKPLMLYKLKFLF, from the exons ATGTACGCCGCCCTCAGCACGGCGCAATGGGTGGTGGGCAAGGCGCTGGCCCCCGTAGCGGATGGTGTGCTCGGGGCTTGGGCAGCCGCCAGGAACTTTGGTCCCACTGTCGAGGCCCTCAGCACGGAATTGTTGCTCGTGAAGGCCACGCTCGAGCAGGCTGCCCTCAAGGAGCTCAGTGGCCCCGCCATGGAGATGCTGCTGCAGAAGCTGCGGAATTTGGCGCACAGTGCCGAAGATTTGCTGGACGAGCTGGACTACTTCCGCATCCACGATGAGCTGCACAGCACATATGATGCAGCAGATCACCATGGCGAGGGTGGCGTCCACGACCTTGCCCTCAATGCTCGCCACACGGCCAAAGCTGTTGGCAAAATGGTCAACTGTTGCCCTTGGCAGCGTGCTAAGCACACACAGAGGACACACGACGATTCCTCTTTGGCCCCAAACACCAATCGGAAGCTCAGCAGATGCATGTCCAACCTCG GGGGAATGGGGAAGACAACTCTGATACAACACATATATCACAACCAACAAGTGCAGAATCATTTTCCAGTCAAGATTTGGATATGTGTGTCATTCAATTTCAATCTGGAGAAGGTGCTAGAACAAGTCAAAAGGTATACCCCTGCAGTTGAAAGTGAAAAACACTGTAGTACAACAGAAGAGCACCATTTACTGCACTTCACGCAATCGAGCAGCCCAAGACGCTCTTCAAATGATGGGAAGATGACCAAAGTGGTAGCGGTGTATGGAATGGCTGCGGAACCATCCAGTTCCAATCTAACTTTTCCATCAGGCCTTCACGCAGTTGGTAAACCTCTGATGTTGTACAAACTGAAGTTTCTCTTTTGA